The following proteins come from a genomic window of Caldisericia bacterium:
- a CDS encoding type II secretion system protein, protein MFKKFNGFTIIELIVVITILSIISMGIIYLSPTLIATQKLRNDAWQLVNDLREVQVRAMAQLEKLKINFYVYNPSTPELNNIYVFELREGAIQNAYNVGKDIVYIINHPGEFPNIVVRKFSKNIGFPYSFGYTQGITTDDGLGSANSVVFGTQSSPISYFVSFSFNEWGNPSQGGHINLISNNLLGKTKDSKGNRLPKVITIYITPATGRIRFVGPRDWN, encoded by the coding sequence GTGTTTAAAAAATTTAATGGATTTACAATAATAGAACTTATTGTTGTTATTACAATTCTTTCGATAATTTCAATGGGTATAATTTATCTTTCTCCAACTCTTATTGCTACTCAAAAATTAAGAAATGATGCATGGCAACTTGTTAATGATTTAAGAGAGGTTCAGGTAAGAGCAATGGCACAACTTGAAAAGTTAAAAATCAATTTTTATGTTTATAATCCAAGTACACCAGAATTAAATAATATTTATGTATTTGAATTAAGAGAAGGTGCAATTCAAAATGCATATAATGTGGGAAAAGATATTGTTTATATTATTAATCATCCAGGCGAGTTTCCAAATATTGTTGTAAGAAAATTTAGCAAAAATATAGGTTTTCCATACTCATTTGGATATACTCAGGGAATTACAACAGACGATGGTTTAGGTAGTGCAAATTCTGTTGTTTTTGGAACTCAATCATCTCCAATCTCTTATTTTGTTTCATTTTCTTTCAATGAATGGGGAAATCCATCTCAAGGAGGTCATATAAATTTAATTTCTAATAATTTACTTGGAAAAACAAAAGATTCAAAAGGCAACAGATTACCAAAAGTTATAACAATTTACATAACACCAGCAACTGGTCGCATAAGATTTGTTGGACCTCGTGATTGGAATTAA
- a CDS encoding cell division protein SepF gives MGFLDGLKKFFGFEEEVQEIHEEEEGIVIGEDTGVKVVVIEPKSFDEAQEIIDDLKDGRPVIINFEDTDRELARRIIDFISGGAYALDGSTEKISNYVFLFVPKGVEITKESKKFWKKHLDKEEKEE, from the coding sequence ATGGGTTTTTTGGATGGTTTAAAAAAGTTTTTTGGTTTTGAGGAAGAAGTACAAGAAATTCACGAAGAGGAAGAAGGAATTGTTATTGGTGAGGATACAGGAGTTAAAGTTGTAGTAATTGAGCCTAAATCTTTTGATGAAGCACAAGAAATTATAGATGATCTTAAAGATGGTAGACCAGTAATAATTAATTTTGAAGATACAGATAGAGAACTTGCAAGAAGAATAATTGATTTCATAAGTGGTGGAGCATATGCTTTGGATGGTTCAACAGAAAAAATTTCAAATTATGTATTTTTGTTTGTTCCAAAAGGGGTTGAAATAACAAAAGAGAGCAAAAAATTTTGGAAGAAACACCTCGATAAAGAAGAAAAAGAAGAGTAA
- the glmS gene encoding glutamine--fructose-6-phosphate transaminase (isomerizing), protein MCGIVGYIGDRDILPIIIDGLKRLEYRGYDSAGIALCGKELYLMKTKGRISLLEEKIKNSCINGEYSLGIGQTRWATHGPPSDINAHPHFDCKKEIIVVHNGIIENYDEIKKDLISKGHIFQSETDTEVVPHLIEEFYDGDIFEATLKAVKFLKGSFALAIFSNKEKDKIVAVRKESPLIIGLGNNENFLASDIPALLPYTKNVVILKDGEIALIKKDTVKVVNMNGEEIKLEKMEVKWNIEQAEKKGYKHFMLKEIMEQGEILKDTLRGRIKNGKVILTEIKDNEFLKRVKNIHIVACGTAYHAGLVAKYILTDLLDIPIKCDTASEFRYENPNINKDSLVILVSQSGETADTIASLRLAKNLGAKTLGIVNVNGSTIFRESDEVLQIYAGPEIAVASTKAYVAQILTLLLFSIHIGKLRGVIFEDFEDYIVKEIERVPDLVNRILSDTKKPFELAEKIVNLNNAFYIGRLLDYPTALEGALKLKEISYLHAEGYPAGELKHGPLALIEESVPTFAISTDERVFEKMQSNIKEVKARKGNVYSIVREDFKGIIEESDDSIIIPRTHIYISPILSVVPLQLIAYYTADLRGLDVDKPRNLAKSVTVE, encoded by the coding sequence ATGTGTGGTATTGTTGGATATATTGGTGATAGAGATATTCTTCCAATTATTATAGATGGTTTAAAAAGATTAGAATATAGAGGATATGATTCAGCAGGAATTGCATTATGTGGAAAAGAACTTTACCTTATGAAAACAAAAGGAAGAATATCTCTTCTTGAAGAAAAAATTAAAAATTCATGTATAAATGGAGAATATTCTCTTGGAATAGGTCAAACAAGATGGGCAACGCATGGTCCACCATCTGACATTAATGCTCATCCGCATTTTGATTGTAAAAAGGAGATTATTGTTGTTCATAATGGAATAATTGAAAATTATGATGAAATTAAAAAAGATTTAATATCAAAAGGACACATATTTCAATCTGAAACAGATACAGAAGTTGTTCCACATTTAATTGAAGAGTTTTATGATGGAGATATTTTTGAAGCAACACTAAAAGCAGTTAAATTTCTTAAAGGTTCATTTGCTCTAGCAATTTTTTCAAATAAAGAAAAAGATAAAATAGTTGCAGTAAGAAAAGAATCACCATTAATTATTGGTCTTGGTAATAATGAAAATTTTCTTGCATCAGATATTCCAGCACTTCTACCTTATACAAAAAATGTTGTAATTCTTAAAGATGGCGAGATTGCGCTTATTAAAAAAGATACTGTTAAAGTTGTAAATATGAACGGTGAAGAAATTAAACTTGAAAAAATGGAAGTAAAGTGGAATATTGAGCAGGCTGAGAAAAAAGGTTATAAACATTTTATGTTGAAAGAGATAATGGAACAAGGAGAAATTTTAAAAGATACCTTAAGAGGAAGAATAAAAAATGGAAAAGTCATTCTCACTGAAATAAAAGATAATGAATTTTTAAAAAGAGTTAAAAATATACATATTGTTGCATGTGGTACTGCATATCACGCTGGATTAGTTGCAAAATATATTTTAACTGACCTTCTTGATATACCCATAAAATGTGATACAGCATCTGAGTTTAGATATGAAAATCCAAATATAAATAAAGATTCTCTTGTTATTCTTGTTTCTCAATCAGGTGAAACTGCAGATACAATCGCCTCTCTTCGCCTTGCAAAAAATTTGGGAGCAAAAACTTTAGGTATAGTAAATGTTAATGGAAGCACAATTTTTAGAGAGAGTGATGAAGTGCTTCAAATATATGCAGGACCTGAAATTGCTGTTGCATCTACAAAAGCATATGTTGCTCAAATTTTAACCCTTCTTTTATTTTCTATCCATATAGGAAAATTAAGAGGAGTAATTTTTGAAGATTTCGAGGACTATATTGTTAAAGAAATAGAGAGAGTGCCAGACCTTGTAAATAGAATTTTGAGTGATACTAAAAAACCATTTGAACTTGCTGAAAAAATTGTAAATCTTAATAATGCATTCTATATTGGAAGATTACTTGATTATCCAACTGCTCTTGAGGGTGCTCTAAAATTAAAGGAAATTTCTTATCTTCATGCCGAAGGATATCCTGCAGGAGAACTTAAACATGGACCACTTGCTCTCATTGAAGAGAGTGTTCCAACATTTGCTATATCTACTGATGAGAGAGTTTTTGAAAAAATGCAATCAAATATAAAAGAGGTTAAAGCAAGAAAAGGTAATGTTTATTCAATTGTTAGAGAAGATTTTAAAGGTATAATTGAAGAATCAGACGATTCAATAATTATTCCAAGAACACATATATATATTTCACCAATTTTATCAGTTGTTCCATTGCAACTTATTGCTTATTATACAGCAGACTTAAGAGGTCTTGATGTGGATAAACCGAGAAATTTAGCAAAATCTGTAACAGTTGAGTGA
- a CDS encoding DUF2723 domain-containing protein — protein MSKKVDYKIIILILLIILTRVFLFKNFFHEWDSINFALAIKKFNIYADQPHPPGYSILVLMSKLIYIFIKDELRSLQILSVIFSILGVIIFYYFLKYLTKNEKYSFFGTIIFSFSSIFYFYGTVEDIYVSEVFLTLLIGFLSFLTLFDKKKSYLLSIFYGLGGGIRFNSLIFFFPLILYIFIKIKLKFKEILINLLLILIFILIWYIPTIYSGGGIKIHSFHSKTLFTWVLGTSIFFDNYYWIKNTFLTFILFLKETLISIIILIYMFIKRKDNLNFLLIWIVPSLLFYFLIHAPKVGYYLTVIPPLYLFLFYKLFYFKIKSKKIFLIILISILIVNFTLRFFELRNKLDIQINNINEIILKIKKAIQNDKQTVIFLSDESVDLFRFAYYFPNNKIYFISPLSNYICEWNIENGYIVQYKREPMEIYEGNVIKIDEYVNKIIFICDHPRDFEEILMLEGIKIEESQGSLKGGGVTIISYEIPKDFDYIFVKGYIITKK, from the coding sequence ATGAGTAAAAAAGTTGATTATAAAATTATAATATTGATTTTGTTAATAATTTTAACAAGAGTGTTCCTATTTAAAAATTTTTTTCATGAGTGGGATTCGATAAATTTTGCTTTGGCAATTAAAAAATTTAACATTTATGCAGACCAACCACATCCACCAGGATATTCAATACTAGTATTAATGAGTAAATTAATTTATATATTTATAAAAGATGAATTAAGGAGTTTACAGATTCTATCAGTTATTTTTTCAATATTAGGAGTAATTATTTTTTATTATTTTCTTAAATATTTAACAAAAAATGAAAAATATTCATTCTTTGGAACAATAATATTTTCTTTTTCATCTATTTTTTATTTTTATGGAACTGTTGAAGATATCTATGTATCTGAAGTATTCTTAACTCTTTTAATTGGTTTCTTATCTTTTCTTACTTTATTTGATAAGAAAAAGAGTTATCTTTTATCAATATTTTATGGGCTAGGTGGTGGAATAAGATTTAATAGTTTAATTTTCTTTTTTCCATTAATTTTATATATTTTTATCAAAATAAAATTAAAATTTAAAGAAATTTTAATAAATTTACTTTTAATCTTAATTTTTATTTTAATTTGGTATATTCCCACAATTTATTCTGGTGGTGGAATCAAAATTCATTCATTTCATTCAAAAACGCTATTTACATGGGTTTTAGGAACATCTATTTTTTTTGATAACTATTATTGGATTAAAAATACATTTTTAACATTTATTTTGTTTTTAAAAGAAACACTTATTTCAATCATAATTTTAATTTATATGTTTATAAAAAGAAAAGATAATTTAAATTTTTTATTAATATGGATAGTTCCCTCACTTTTATTTTACTTTTTAATTCATGCACCAAAAGTTGGTTATTATTTAACCGTCATTCCTCCTCTTTATCTTTTTCTTTTTTATAAATTGTTTTATTTTAAAATAAAAAGTAAGAAAATTTTTTTAATAATTTTAATATCAATATTAATTGTAAACTTTACTTTAAGATTCTTTGAATTAAGGAATAAATTAGATATTCAAATAAATAATATAAATGAAATAATTCTTAAAATTAAAAAAGCAATTCAAAATGATAAGCAAACTGTAATTTTTCTTTCAGATGAAAGTGTAGATTTATTTAGGTTTGCATATTATTTCCCAAACAATAAAATTTATTTTATTTCACCACTAAGTAATTACATTTGTGAATGGAATATTGAGAATGGATATATTGTTCAATATAAAAGAGAGCCAATGGAAATTTATGAAGGAAATGTTATTAAAATTGATGAATATGTAAACAAGATAATATTTATATGTGATCATCCAAGAGACTTTGAAGAAATTCTTATGCTTGAGGGAATAAAAATTGAAGAAAGTCAAGGAAGTTTAAAAGGTGGAGGGGTTACAATTATATCTTATGAAATACCCAAAGATTTTGATTATATTTTTGTAAAAGGGTATATTATAACTAAAAAATAG
- a CDS encoding HEPN domain-containing protein, with protein MRRDKKEEAKRWILQAIDEYNDAEELRKLNKFYLALFHFQQAVEKALKGFLYFKTGSIHHFFTHSIDDLLIQAINFDKEFENYKDSKKLDKYYIPTRYPNGLPGGIPSRFFDDPEEALEASKIAKKIIYFIKDKLDL; from the coding sequence GTGAGAAGAGATAAAAAAGAAGAAGCAAAAAGATGGATTTTACAAGCAATAGATGAATATAATGATGCAGAAGAATTAAGAAAATTAAATAAATTTTATTTAGCACTTTTTCATTTTCAACAAGCAGTTGAAAAAGCGCTAAAAGGATTTTTATATTTTAAAACTGGTTCTATTCATCACTTTTTTACACACTCGATTGATGATTTATTAATACAAGCAATAAATTTTGATAAAGAATTTGAAAATTATAAAGATTCAAAAAAATTAGATAAATATTATATACCTACAAGATATCCTAATGGTCTTCCTGGTGGAATTCCTTCAAGATTTTTTGATGACCCTGAAGAAGCACTTGAAGCATCTAAAATTGCAAAGAAAATTATTTATTTTATTAAGGATAAATTAGATTTATGA
- a CDS encoding NHL repeat-containing protein: MCKKVILLLFIFLIIFIKGVKGKQIENSLFIYESPRVDYEEYLNDNHSFVNYDGCIYSVNKSYIVVLSRYYIPIKKIKIRTKDALIESNYEFLYLFDRESSKIYKYNGKKFYFLKKLNLYKVKDFKIYKDNFYFLNGEEILIYDSKFNKLEIKLNNNYLKFKIRKDKIYLINENEILIIDSKGEKINEKTIPNYKIKSFDIDIDDKIYFLSDKGILVFDKNLKFLKEIKLEKEGDEIFFDLSRAVVLYFKNEGIKVLPPQFEFEVIENLEYPSDITIDEDGNIYLLNTKSSEIVIFNKNLKFKNKFGKEILKYPNGIFYYKGKIYVADSWNNKIRVFDKKGNLIFSFGTFGNKENEFSYPSKIKVYNDLIYVLDVYNHKLKIFDLNGNYKYSIGESTYKYLLNLIKPKSILFEPNEFFVKKENIFISDKKNYKLIIIEGKKIKKIKLDDIMTSIFDLKENLYFLGSRWKYVYLFKNNKFLPIFSFSYNYFEKLKSLKPYSLLIFNEKTFLIDRINGSLFIINGYIYE, from the coding sequence ATGTGTAAAAAAGTAATTCTTTTATTATTTATTTTTTTAATAATTTTTATAAAAGGCGTAAAAGGAAAACAAATCGAAAATAGTTTATTTATTTATGAATCACCAAGAGTTGACTATGAGGAATATTTAAATGATAATCATTCTTTTGTAAATTACGATGGTTGTATATATTCAGTAAATAAAAGTTATATTGTTGTTTTAAGTAGATATTATATTCCAATTAAAAAAATAAAAATAAGGACAAAAGATGCATTAATTGAAAGTAATTATGAATTTTTATACCTATTTGATAGAGAAAGTAGCAAAATTTATAAATATAATGGAAAAAAATTTTATTTTTTAAAAAAGTTGAATTTATATAAAGTTAAAGATTTTAAAATTTATAAAGATAATTTTTATTTTTTAAATGGTGAAGAAATTTTAATTTATGATTCAAAATTTAATAAATTAGAAATTAAATTAAATAATAATTATTTAAAATTTAAAATTAGAAAAGATAAAATTTATCTTATAAATGAAAATGAAATTTTAATTATAGATTCAAAAGGAGAGAAAATTAATGAAAAAACTATTCCAAATTATAAAATTAAATCTTTTGATATTGATATTGATGATAAAATTTATTTTTTAAGTGATAAGGGTATTTTGGTTTTTGATAAAAATTTAAAATTTTTAAAAGAGATAAAACTTGAAAAAGAGGGTGATGAAATTTTTTTTGACTTATCAAGGGCAGTTGTTTTATATTTTAAAAATGAGGGAATAAAAGTTTTACCTCCACAATTTGAATTTGAAGTTATTGAAAATTTAGAATACCCTTCTGATATAACAATAGATGAAGATGGAAATATATATTTATTAAACACTAAAAGTTCTGAAATAGTAATATTTAATAAAAATCTTAAATTTAAAAATAAATTTGGTAAAGAGATTTTAAAATATCCAAATGGTATTTTTTATTATAAAGGGAAAATATATGTTGCTGATTCATGGAATAATAAAATAAGGGTTTTTGATAAAAAAGGGAATTTAATATTTTCATTTGGAACTTTTGGAAATAAGGAAAATGAATTTTCATATCCATCAAAGATTAAAGTTTATAATGATTTAATTTATGTTTTGGATGTTTATAATCATAAATTGAAAATTTTTGATTTAAATGGAAATTACAAATATTCAATTGGAGAATCAACTTATAAATATCTATTGAATTTGATAAAACCAAAAAGCATTTTATTTGAACCTAATGAATTTTTTGTAAAAAAAGAAAATATTTTTATCTCAGATAAAAAAAATTATAAATTAATAATTATTGAAGGCAAAAAAATAAAAAAAATAAAATTAGATGATATTATGACGAGTATATTTGATTTAAAAGAAAATTTATACTTTCTTGGTTCCAGATGGAAATATGTTTATCTATTTAAAAATAATAAATTTTTACCAATTTTTTCTTTTTCGTATAACTATTTTGAAAAATTAAAAAGTTTAAAACCATACTCTTTATTAATTTTTAATGAAAAAACTTTTCTTATTGATAGAATTAATGGAAGCCTTTTTATAATTAATGGATATATTTATGAGTAA
- a CDS encoding nucleotidyltransferase domain-containing protein, translating to MNLLDFIKKEKLKRKKLLEKNLKKIISQLKKIGALKIYLFGSFSRGDIDIYSDIDLFIVMPEDKSGKEWLDIIYESIEKDVAVDFIVFNKKEFEYEKDFNPLIINILENGKLIYSK from the coding sequence ATGAATCTTTTAGATTTTATAAAAAAAGAGAAATTAAAAAGAAAAAAGTTATTAGAAAAAAATTTAAAGAAGATAATTTCACAATTAAAAAAAATAGGTGCATTAAAAATTTATCTTTTCGGTTCTTTTTCAAGAGGTGATATAGATATTTATAGCGATATTGATTTATTTATTGTTATGCCTGAAGATAAAAGTGGAAAAGAGTGGTTAGATATAATATATGAATCTATTGAAAAAGATGTTGCAGTTGATTTTATTGTTTTCAATAAAAAAGAATTTGAATATGAAAAAGATTTTAATCCTTTAATAATTAATATACTTGAAAATGGCAAATTAATTTATTCAAAATGA
- a CDS encoding HlyD family efflux transporter periplasmic adaptor subunit, which yields MKRLNRIIILFLVIIFLFNYKKVFSLFILPQTYKIEKITESIFIRKEGIVLFNEDIIYSPYDGRIKLLFNHGDKIKKNSLVATVDTLEGEFKFYSNLSGILSVKFDNLDFSQDEINNLNFKTLLSNLNSKKIQNGDEIKIGEPIFKIIDNLSAFIYFENDENLKNFISGKYIYLKNIYNGEIFKGEIVENTSLLKIKFNKFLEYFLDERVHPFEIMIFEGEVIKIKESFIKNGGIYLKEDLNTSFVSIKNFKYIKIGEFLIFPLIEENKSLFDLIGKVIIK from the coding sequence TTGAAAAGATTAAATAGAATTATAATACTTTTTTTAGTTATTATTTTTCTTTTTAATTACAAAAAAGTTTTTTCTCTATTTATACTACCTCAAACATATAAAATTGAGAAGATCACTGAGTCAATATTTATAAGAAAAGAAGGAATAGTTTTATTCAATGAAGATATAATCTATTCTCCTTATGATGGAAGGATAAAACTCCTTTTTAATCATGGAGATAAAATAAAGAAAAATTCTCTTGTTGCAACAGTTGACACACTTGAAGGAGAATTTAAATTTTATTCAAATCTTTCTGGAATTCTTTCGGTCAAATTTGACAATTTAGATTTTTCTCAAGATGAGATTAATAATTTAAATTTCAAAACCCTTCTTTCAAATTTAAATTCTAAAAAAATTCAAAATGGCGATGAAATAAAGATTGGTGAGCCAATTTTTAAAATAATAGATAATCTTTCTGCGTTTATATATTTTGAAAATGATGAAAATCTAAAGAATTTTATCTCAGGAAAATATATTTATCTTAAAAATATCTATAATGGAGAAATCTTTAAAGGCGAAATTGTTGAAAACACCTCTTTATTAAAAATTAAATTTAACAAATTTTTAGAATATTTTTTAGATGAGAGAGTTCATCCATTTGAGATTATGATTTTTGAGGGTGAAGTTATTAAAATAAAAGAAAGTTTTATAAAAAATGGAGGAATTTATTTGAAAGAAGATCTTAATACAAGTTTTGTTTCAATTAAGAATTTTAAATATATTAAAATTGGTGAATTTTTAATTTTTCCTCTTATTGAGGAAAATAAATCTCTTTTTGATCTTATAGGAAAAGTGATAATAAAGTAA
- a CDS encoding DUF4388 domain-containing protein — protein MAIEGNIETFPIVDVLTLLSNSGKTGILYIQGKKGVEEIKGEIHIVKGKVYDAFCGNLTGEEAFYSLFLIDEGTFSFKLKEIDTPQKITKSIDVLMIDAIRTADETKDLYKKIPPRYTIIEMNPNAPENNIELSPDEWHVMYLFMNPISIEDAMKNTILPETKVIKILYALLSVGLLKKSDKLINIPNYLYEKFSEYIDKNIGPKGLYYLTYHIPKGMQDFNLFRENLKKLKQDLISISDERKADDVIKFILKSLNLEI, from the coding sequence ATGGCTATTGAGGGAAATATTGAAACTTTTCCTATTGTTGATGTTTTAACACTTCTTTCTAATTCAGGAAAAACTGGTATATTATATATTCAAGGTAAAAAAGGGGTTGAGGAGATAAAGGGTGAAATTCATATTGTAAAAGGAAAAGTTTATGATGCATTTTGTGGAAATTTAACTGGTGAAGAGGCATTTTATTCACTTTTTTTAATAGATGAGGGGACTTTTTCATTTAAATTAAAAGAAATTGATACCCCTCAAAAAATTACAAAATCAATTGATGTTCTAATGATTGATGCAATAAGAACTGCAGATGAGACAAAAGATCTTTATAAAAAGATACCTCCAAGATATACAATAATTGAAATGAATCCAAATGCTCCTGAAAACAACATTGAACTTTCTCCTGATGAGTGGCATGTAATGTATCTATTTATGAATCCAATTAGTATAGAAGATGCAATGAAAAATACAATTTTGCCTGAAACAAAAGTTATAAAGATACTTTATGCTCTCCTTTCAGTTGGTTTACTTAAAAAATCAGACAAATTAATAAATATACCAAATTACCTTTATGAAAAATTCTCCGAATATATAGATAAAAATATTGGGCCAAAGGGTCTATATTATCTTACATATCATATTCCAAAGGGTATGCAAGATTTTAATCTATTTAGAGAAAATTTAAAAAAACTTAAACAAGATCTAATTTCTATTTCTGATGAAAGAAAAGCAGATGATGTTATAAAATTTATATTAAAATCTCTCAATCTCGAAATCTAA
- a CDS encoding prepilin-type N-terminal cleavage/methylation domain-containing protein — protein MIRKRLGFTLIELMISIAIFSVILVGIYPIFTQITTFNQENYIRTALIDNLRAGMDRLIRELREATSVELENNLIQDNYIIFSHPNPNSPSGIETVKYELTTSSYSISFFPQGKEIKRYVYNSTTNSWEGGNPVTEPTIYSLKFLRVGQIIKIEIISKVQLRLKKAPQDYIYLANVTVRNPLP, from the coding sequence ATGATCCGTAAAAGACTTGGTTTTACTTTGATAGAACTTATGATATCTATTGCAATTTTTTCTGTAATTTTAGTTGGTATATATCCTATTTTTACTCAAATTACTACATTTAATCAAGAGAATTATATAAGAACTGCTCTTATAGATAATTTAAGAGCAGGGATGGATAGATTGATAAGGGAATTAAGAGAAGCAACATCGGTAGAATTAGAGAATAATTTAATTCAAGATAATTATATAATATTTTCTCACCCAAATCCAAATTCTCCAAGTGGGATAGAGACAGTTAAATATGAACTTACCACATCATCTTATTCAATCAGTTTTTTTCCTCAAGGAAAAGAGATCAAAAGATATGTTTATAATAGTACAACCAATTCATGGGAAGGTGGAAATCCAGTTACTGAACCTACGATTTACTCATTAAAATTTTTAAGAGTTGGTCAAATTATTAAGATAGAAATAATTTCAAAAGTGCAATTAAGACTAAAAAAAGCACCACAAGATTATATTTATTTAGCTAATGTAACGGTTAGAAACCCATTACCTTAA
- a CDS encoding prepilin-type N-terminal cleavage/methylation domain-containing protein: MWRRGKGFTLIELMVVIAIILILALIAIPAYRNMQNRARKSRVQSDLRTLANALQMFYTDWNTYPVQETADRLVATSGPGAELTGSTAATINVSTAVSATGERGGIVYIEKLPIDPFDPGNGSYYYQSNPSGTSYVLYSQTSAPNEYIYRDSVGNAGVTTTAPTPP, from the coding sequence ATGTGGAGAAGAGGAAAGGGTTTTACCCTTATTGAGTTAATGGTTGTAATCGCAATTATCTTGATTCTTGCTCTTATTGCTATTCCAGCTTATAGGAATATGCAAAATAGAGCAAGGAAATCAAGAGTTCAGAGTGATTTAAGGACACTCGCAAATGCTCTTCAAATGTTTTACACTGACTGGAATACTTATCCTGTTCAAGAAACTGCTGATAGATTAGTTGCAACCTCAGGTCCAGGAGCAGAACTTACAGGGAGTACTGCTGCAACAATTAATGTTTCTACAGCGGTAAGTGCAACAGGTGAAAGAGGTGGAATAGTATATATAGAGAAACTTCCAATTGATCCATTTGATCCAGGTAATGGTTCTTATTATTATCAAAGTAATCCTAGTGGTACCTCATATGTGTTATATTCTCAGACATCAGCACCTAACGAATATATATATAGAGATTCTGTTGGAAATGCTGGTGTAACGACTACAGCTCCAACACCTCCATAA
- a CDS encoding prepilin-type N-terminal cleavage/methylation domain-containing protein gives MNKKGFTIIELVVTLAVLLVLIGGVVYISPRFIMRQKLKNNAWQVLNDIKEVQERARAQLERLRIEFDIDNGTYRYEKRKNAFESGSNENVVTKKLDLRINFKSIRIGNTTYGAGIATYMYDEWGAPKKVDNTDPGEILIIIETPSLKNSEGQNLSIEITVAPGTGALRMFGPK, from the coding sequence ATGAATAAAAAAGGATTTACAATAATTGAATTAGTGGTAACTTTAGCAGTTCTACTTGTTTTAATAGGTGGAGTTGTATATATTTCTCCAAGATTTATAATGAGGCAAAAATTAAAAAATAATGCATGGCAAGTTTTAAATGATATTAAAGAGGTTCAGGAAAGAGCAAGGGCACAACTTGAAAGATTAAGAATTGAATTTGATATAGATAATGGAACTTATAGATATGAAAAAAGGAAAAATGCTTTTGAGAGTGGATCAAATGAGAATGTTGTGACTAAAAAACTTGATTTAAGAATAAATTTTAAAAGCATAAGAATTGGAAATACTACCTATGGAGCAGGAATTGCAACTTATATGTATGATGAATGGGGGGCACCAAAAAAAGTTGATAACACAGATCCTGGCGAAATTTTAATTATTATAGAGACCCCAAGTTTAAAAAATAGTGAAGGACAAAATTTATCTATTGAAATAACTGTTGCCCCAGGAACAGGTGCTCTTCGCATGTTTGGTCCAAAATAA